The Gossypium hirsutum isolate 1008001.06 chromosome D07, Gossypium_hirsutum_v2.1, whole genome shotgun sequence genome includes the window TTGATAGTCGATCAACTATACACGGGATCGATATTGATCTTAATGCTGCAGCCGagactgatgtggttggtgatgatgtatactATAGTAGTGATCCTGTTGATTACGAAGTGGATAGTGAGAGTCATCCCGACGTAGATGAGGTCCCAGATGATATTAACGACGAAGGCATAAATAAGGTGGAAACGTTAACGCAACTTCAGTTGGAAACCAGATTtgtcgtattgtgatacacaataatcttgGGGCACACATGTATCGGATAGACCCCGATGCGGCACGGGCAGTTGAGTTTCTGGAGTACCTTGAAATACTACTTGCTAACCGAATGGGCGTATATTCTGATCTAGAGGAGTTGTGTGTGGGCCAGAGATTTGAAAGTAAAAAAGAATGCTTATTTTCCATTAAGCGGTATGGCATGAATATATTAGTAGATTACAAAGTCATCGAGTCTAAACCAACATTATATGTTGGAGAGTGTTGGAGGTCGGCAGAAGACTGCAATTGGCGGATACGAGCTGCATTTATCTAGAAgtcgcagatgtgggagatacaaaaattggttgggcctcacacatgaacttcaacacgtatgacagaaaaTCGTCGCCCCCAAttctggatgataagaactatcccTAGAATGTAGTTCTGTCTCTGGCACTAGCTCTGGCTCTGGCTCTGGTGCATGATGCAGATCTGGAAGGGGTCGCGTAATTCGTGTCGTATGCAGAGGGACTACCACCGACCGCCCACCAAACAGAAATGGTTTCCCTATCTCACAGCACTACTGTATGTACTCTAATGAGGGCTGCAAATCCGGAGCACGATCCATCTGAGGTGCCCTCCCGAACCGGTTGTTCCACATCGTAATATACTCCTCGTGCACTTCTCCCTAATTATCTCCATACCTCCCCCTCTTGCTCATCCCATGGATATCCCTCAATTGTATTGGCAGTGTCAGGATATACTATATGCAATCGAACTGCTGGAGTACTCGATTGCCATGATACCACTCCACTAcgttaaaattgataatgggtgcgCTAATGCACCATAGGTTTGAGTGGACGTGGGCAGATGAGGGGATAACTGCCATAATTTCTGGAATAGAAAACGACATCCAAATGAACTACACATTTAATAATGTTGTTATATTAACGCGGGTcgagtgagataaaataataacattaagTTTATATTCGAAAAACTTACCCCCTCTCTAGCATGATTCTCAATCATTAGACGGTATATCAGAACCGTGAATGACCTCCCGATACCCGGATTAGTACTCCACCTACAAAAACAAAATgttagaataatataaaataaaaaagtcaaCTAATTATTATAACGagtaaaaattcatcacctattaacaagtggaaatatatatgattgaTGACTAAtcgatgccaagaatggcatccggtAAAGTGCCCACGACTGCAGCAGTATGAGGCATCCGCCTATGTCAACCGCAGAAGGATCTGTCATCCGACAAAGTTCGCTATACATCATGGCTAAAACTGCAGACCTCTAACTGTATGAATGAGTGTTATGCAAATTGGATAATAGGGGTAAGTACATTAAGTGGACCTTACTGCCGTTTACATCCGGCatgagtacaccccctataaGGTGCATAATGTAAGCTCGAACAACCTGCATCACCTTCCATTCATTAACAGTACTTGGCAAATGCTCAAATTTGGCCTTTAGCCATGAAAATCTCAAACTGGTAAATTTCCCCTCACTTGGCGAGCGTCCAAGTAATTCATTGCAAAGGGTAGCCGGCCTAGAGATTGAACTTACGCCCGTGACCGCATTCCCGTCTATGGGAAGTTCGAGCTGTACTGCAACATCCTCTAGAGTGACGGTACATCTCCGCAcggcaaatgaaatgtgtgggtcttaGGACGCCATCGCTTGACTAAAGCGGAAATCAAGTCGTATCGCAGATCAAAAGTCCGGATCAATGTCGTTGATCCGAACCCGGCTAACTCTAAGTATGGTATTAGGCTTTCATCTGGCTAAAAGCCTACACTATTAACACGGCCCCTCAATACGTGGTACGGACCctgacattattaaattagcaaaatagttaatacaatataatttaattcagcaaataacatgagtatcaaataaaaattttattaccatctcattaatagtacttgatatgtggttattattattaatcagaGAACCCATTTCCTGCAAAtctgcaattaaaaaaatgaattcagttaatttgtttcaaaaaatcaataaatattgttaaataaatacaaaatcaaataaaattaaattatataaaagttacattatataaaaattaaatgagttaacaacaactatatgattaaaaaagtcagttataattaaaattttaataaaataatttttaatttttttataaacttatatgttaaactcaccaaatactaaactaaacacaaccaCTTATAGCTTAATCctaaaatactaataaattaaattttaaataattacaaacacaaaaatttataacataatcctaaatttctaaaaaattaattataaaataattacaatattcatacaaaaaattacaatattacaatatatcctgaaattacaatattcatacaaaattaaaaaattactatattcatacaaaaaaattacaatattcatacagaatactaatccaaaactataaatacaaatttaattataaaataattacaatattcatacaacattacaatattcataaaaaaattagaatattcatacaaaatactaatccaaactataaacactaaatatagataatttataattaataattaataacaaaaaattcacaatatcttcttcttcttctaaaaTATCTTCTAAAAAATTCATAAACTATAAactctttaaattataaacaaaattatttactaaaataatacattacctttttctttctttctttcttcttcttcttctcttcttctcctttctctctttttttttttctctatcgTCCATTGCATGTTGGGGACCATTTACTTATAGGCCAAAAAAAACATAGATGAAGGGACAACACCATGCTGCTCTTGCAGCCGTGCAGCGGTGGGCAGAAGGCCACCATTGATGCCTCCTTATGAGGCACATTCATTGGCGCCTCTCTATGAGGCATATTCATTGGCGCCAACTTGATAGGCACCACCCGACCCAACCTGACCCGTTGACCATATTTTGACccgtatttttatttaatttttttttaaaaaataaaaaataatgtttattcaaaaaaattttaatagttttttattcATTGGCGCCTCTGAGATAGGCACCAATGAAAAAAGTAacctattttcgtaaataatttgTCTGACATCCTATTTTAGTACAAATTTTTTTAccctattttagtaaaaaaccctgcAATAGTAGATAAGTTTGCACTGTTAATTCGATTATGTAATCTGTAATTTGCTGCCACGAGCAGCCACACATCCTCGTTGATTGATATGCTTCCCCCGTGCCAACCCTTCAACCCAGACCATTTTTAAGTAGACCTTTTGCCAcccatgtaacaacccgttttcaataaaatcgaaatagtggtttcgaaaccacaaatctgaggctgaaataaaatttattttaaaattattttatggtctacattatgataaaaatatcgtataaaaatttcgttaagaaattttaccgattacatgtttaatttgataaaaagaaccaaattgcgcaaagtgcaaaagttgaattctagtagctaaagggatcaaatagctatggaattcaaaattggaggtccttatatggtaaacaGACCATTTAAAGGATttagtagataaggatgattattcatcattggaaatttaagaaaagtaaAGGGTTAATTTGGAAAGATGGTAAAATAATGACGATAATAgaactaaataattaaattaagtcattttcatcatctttcctaaatcaaaatacatggaaaccctagttatgaAGTTTGAAGATAGACAAGCTTATTTTGGTTAATTAGGTGAgtaatcttgtcccatttttaatgatttttatgttttcgagatcgtaatagcttaatctaactatcttggggattaatttgtaaaaatatcaaagtattagggtttttccatggatgaatatagttgaattatgaagttttatggtagaaaatgaaaggttgttgatagataaacaacttttgtaaagagaattttgatgaaattatgatttagggactaaattgtaaagacaaaaaattcatagaaaagttttgaattttatgaaatacatgggctgatATTGTGATACAtgaaaattggctaggcttggaataaggattaaatagtatgaatttcatttttcgagtttagggataaaattattattaattaaaagtataggggcaaaataataatttttccaaagatgtgtattggactgaattgaatttaaatttattcgtatagatCTAGATAGACACAATAcagagttagatcaaggaaaaaaatATTGGATTAGTAGATTACAAACCCACGAACACTTATCGAGGTAAGTACGTGttactaaattatatatttatgtgtaaattgaattatatgtatgtgaaatgtgtAATTGCCATTTATAAGTATTGATCACATATTCAACAAGTactaagtcccgtttgaaccttgaaAATTCGatagatacaaatgacatgtcattaagggttcccgaattggttgtggtcttgcatgtgttgcggacacaccacaactTGCAAGAGCGTCCCGttgtttagctcttatgagcatcctgttatatgactctcatgagcttcccgatatttgGCTCTCATGACCTTCCCAATTAATGGCTTTCTTGAGATTCCTGTTtatggctcgtatgagcttcccaATAATTGGCTTGCaagagcttcctgttatatggctcacatgagcttcccgttacatggctcaaaAGAGCTTCCCGATTACATACTCGTATAGGCATACCTGTATATGAATTGACaaattatagatttgtacacttcgtgtgtactacccgggTATCCGTTGATATTTTGAATGATTCAATGGGCAAAGTTCTGACATGAGATAATATGAATTCGAGATGAATTATTACGGGTATATACTTGATATACATGGATATGATTCGTACATGCTATATGAACACATGGTGTGGgaagtatatgtatatggaaatttgattattgatgagctcatacatgtttcttgatattcatatgaaatacatgactaatatggttgatgaggatatgtgttagggcttTTGGCCAATTTGATTTGAATATGCCTAgaatgcttaccttaaatgtgattaaatggtaagttaaattccatgttatacgaacttactaagcattaaatccttactctgttttattttctctattttatagtaactCGGAAGCTCGTTAAagttggaagctggtcggagctacatcacactatccaccggCCCATCTCAGTATATGTAGTAAatcaattttggttataatggcatgtataggttaatttggccaaatgttggcatgtaaatgtcttgttgtgattagccatttGAAAGGCttgtttttgatatattttgatgtatGTATGGCTTTGACATGTTTGATAAGTATGAATACTTGGATATATGTCGTGATATATCATGTATAAAacttggttttggcttgatttgaaggTTTTATTGTGTCTTGTGAatgtataaatttttgtgtttaagTTGGTACCAAAtttaggtgagaaatgtggcttgaaaatgacttattttcgtctacatgggcagagacacggacgtgtgtctcagttgtgtgtgacacaaggccaggtagcacggccgtgtgtctattgtattttaaattttgcacaagtcagtatacttaAAATTTgttcacacggcttagcacatgggtgtatggcttggccgtatgacccatgTACCTTattaatgcaagtcagtatgctcacacagcctagcacacgggcgtatgacttgaccgtgtaacccaagttagagagctcccaagtttggacacgggctgggacataaCCATGTGTCTCTaatttgaatgcccacacggcctggccacacgggcgtgtgacttctacacctttgaaaaattttaatgttttttgaaaaattttctgagtactCGATTTAGTCTTGACTTATTTCTAACATGTATTTTGAGCTTTGAGGGATcacataagggacaatatgatgaATTTGGATTAAGTTATGATATGAATGATAGataatatgaaatgtctgttatttgacttgtaaattttggtaattctccgtaaccctgttttgacgacagattcgggttaggggtttTACAGCCCAAATACGTTTCCAAATATACAATGGTGCACACCCTAGCTCTGCTTGTAAAAAGCTAGTGGAGAGATAGTATTTGGCTTTTAAGACCCACAATAATAATGAATCAGGTTGATCAATAAGACGCCATCCTTGCTTAGCAAGTAAGGCCATATTAAATTTCACCAAATTCTTAAAACCTAAACCTCCATCCAGTTTTAATTCGCACATCTTATTCCAGCTACACCAATGAATTCTTTTTCGCCTATGCCCTTTCTACCACTAGTACCTAGCAATTATAGCTTCTATCTCTCCACATAAATTTTTTGGTAGAAGAAAGCACATCATGGAATAAGTAGGGATTGCTTGCAAAACCGATTTAATAAAGACTTCTTTACCCAATTGTGACAAGAACCGCAAGCTTCACCCATCAAATTTCAACCGAATTCAATCCTTTAAACTTTGAAAAGATGCATTCTTTTTCTTACCTACCAAATTAGGAAGACTAAGATATTTCTCAACATTGATCGAGCTCCTCACTCCCAATAATCCTGTAACAAAATGTCTATCAACTTCCAGAGTATTAGTGCTAAAAAATACTGTGGATTTTTCAAAGTTCACACCCTGGCCAGAACACAACTCATACGTATTCAGaatttcttttatcttttgaGCTCCTAAGGTCGTTACCTTACCAAATAAAATGCAATCATCCGCAAAGAGGAGATGAGAAATCTGAGGGCCTTTCTTACTTACTTTGGCCCCTTTGATCTCCCCCTCCTCATTGACGAACGCATAAGAGATGAAAGTCCTTCACTGCAAATCAGAAATAGAAAAGGGTTGAGCGAATCCCACTGGCGAAGACCTTTGGTTGGTTTAAAACATTCTCCTTTGCATCCATTTAAGATGATCGAATAGAAAACTGAAGTAagacatttcataatgaaattcaccCAAGATCGCGCAAAACCCATTTGTTCCATCATAAGCCTTAAGAAATCCCACTCCACCCTATCATAAGCCTTGCTCGTATCAAGCTTGAGTGCCATGTGCCCTTTTAGTccaattatttttttcttcaatgTATGTATAATTTCATAAGCCACAAGCACATTAATTGTGATGAAACGTCCTGCACATCAATACATCCATACAAAACATGCTAAAATCTAACCACCTTAGCTATGACCTTATAAAGAACATTACATAGACTTATGGgtctaaaatttttcatttttgtagGGTGTGAGGTTTTGGGTATCAACATAATATTAGTGACATTTAAAAGTTCCAAATCCCTACCTTCATTTAAGATTTCCAAACAGAAAGAAGTTACCTTTGTACATACGATGTTCCAACACTTCTGAAAGAAAATCGTTGGAAAGCCTCCATCACCGAAAACCTCTATAGGACTCATTCTTTTCAATGCTACCCAAATCTCTTCAGCAATGTACTTTATTTTAAGCTGTAAATGTGCTTCTTTAGAAATGCAATGCTCAATTCCTAGCAAGATCGATTCCATATTGCTCACCCTTTCGGTTGTAAACAACTCTTGAAAAAAGCTCTTAGCTATCTTCTCCATCTCTTCCACATCATTGACTTCTTCCCCATCCTTATTCCGTAAGCTTCTTATAGTATTAGATCTATTGGTTGAGTAACACAATTATGGAAAAACATCGTGTTTCTATCCCTCAATTTTAGCCAATTAACGCGTGCTCCTTGCTCCCAATATGCCTCATTTATTATTGATTTCCAAATTGAGATGTAGCTTCATGTAAATGATTTCAGCCAAATTCTCATAATTCCTATCCTCTTCTAACAAAATCTCTAATTTTctacttaaatattttttgatcCCCACCCTCCCTTCTCAAATCTTAATCACCCATTGAGTCTATCCCTATCTTAAGCTTTCTAGTTTATGCAATGTCGTCCCTAAAGATGATCCCCAAATATCCTTAATTGTCCTTTCAAATGTTTCTTCAAGAAGCCACCATGCCTCGAGCCTAAAGGGAGCCTTCCTTATCTCCCTATACCCCTGCTATGTATGAATGAGCAAAGGACTATGATCCAAATGTGAGTAAGGCAAGTTTGAATACGAGCATGTGGGAAAACCGAAAACTATTCTATGTTTGCAACCCCTCTGTCAAGCCTTTCCATTATGTTTGTTTCCGGTAAGTTTCCTCTTTCCCATGTGAACCACGACCTAGAGAATCCTAAATCTAAGAGTCGGCACTCGTTAAGAACTGTCTGAAAAGCCTCCATTCTTTTCTCATCTCTTGGCACCCCTAATTTATTCTCAAAAGAgtacaaaatttcattaaaatccccaCAAACAAGACAAGGATGGCTCTAAGTCCTTCCCAATTTTCGAAGTAAACTCCAAGTACTACACCTTTCAGTAGCAAAAGGTGCTCCATAAAACCTCGTGAAGCACCATTCCCTGTCGACTTGATTTTCCTTAATCAGGGCATCAATATGATTTTTAGAATAACTAATGATTGTAACAAGAACATCTCCTTTCCATGCCAGTGAAAACCCACCTCGCGGACCTTCTGCCTCAACATCAAACCCATTAATGAATTCGATCTTCTAACCCTATCCATCTTTCTGCTATCAACTTTCGTCTCCACAAAAAAGACCATTTGAGGATTATGTTGATTCAGCATGAACCGAAGCCTTCTTATTGCTCAAGGACTCCTCAATCCATAGACATTCCAACTTATAGTTTTCATTGTGTTTGGTTGATTTGCCTATGGGCAGCTGTCGATCCTATTTGAGAAAAAACAACCATTTGTTCCTAAGGGATCTTCAGAGACTGATGATCAAGACCATCTCCATCAAATCTCCCCTTTTTATAATTATCCTCACTAAGAGAAGAATTCTCAATTACATCCTTTAAAGCTAAAACACCTTTCCTCTTACCTGTCATACTTTCCATTTGGATATCATTAATCTGCACAATCATTTCTAATCTCTTCCAACTAATTCTTTTGGGCTTTTCAGTCGTTTCTGTCACTTTTCATCCATCCCGTTCATATTCTTAGCTTTCCCTCGAGACTGCTCAATCCCTAGATTTGAGACATGAAAAATAACTTTTGTAGATTCAATTTTTGTAGAGCAGCGTTGGTTAGATGCCCCAATTTCCTTAAAATTATGGTGCAAATCCGCAGGTTGCCGTTATGTAAAAAATTCCACCTTTTGCAGGTTCTCCTCCCCATGATGAATCGTTGTCGGCATCTTACTAGGAAtggtatgtttttgaaatttgaCCCCCGATGTTTCCACCCCCTTATTCTCCCCGATATATAAACATTGTTTCATAGATTTTTTAACTGAGAAACCAAATTGTAGACTTTCTTTACCTATTAAATTAGATTCAGCTTTTAACGCCAGTGAGTAAGGGAGATCGTCTTCCAGCTTCTCTTCCCCCAAATTCGAGATCGCAGTATAGTCTTTCACAAGATGACCCATACAACCACAACCAAATCAAAAATTCGATAGGTTTTCATACTTAAAGGAAAGCCATATTTTCTCTTGATTGCCCGTTGTAATGAAAATTCCCCTCTGTAACGGTTTTTGGACATCCAACTGAACTTTCAACCTGCAAACATCATTTTTTATCTCCGATCTCATTACTCCAAAAGTAGAACCTATTGCATGCATCAAATCTTTCTTCTCACACTCTGACGGGCAAAggtcgattttaagcgaaaaccgGGAGAAAACCAATTTAATTCTTTTGTAGCCTCCTTCAATCTATCAAAGATAATCATTGTTTTCTAACTAACTACGGTCTCCCCTCCATGATCATCTCCAAGTCATTCTCATCTTCAAACGAGATCTGAAACAAGTTTTGTCCGACCATTTGGATCTCAAATTTTCTCCTAGTCTTCCATATACTCTTCAATTGTGTACGAAGACTGTCCGGGTTATACaattttcttgtccacacggaGCATAACAACGAAAAATTACCATTCGGCACAACCAAAGAACTCTAACTATCAACTATATCAGTTCTTCTGCTAAGAGGGAGATTTCATCCCTTGCCATATCGGAGAAAGTCACCGCTCTACTCCAACCCAACCACAGCAAGTACTGTTTCTCTGGGATTCTAAGAGAGAGCACTCTTGACCTTAACTCATTATTCCtaaagagactaaattttaaatatgcgaagaatagaaatttaaaataaccactaaatattatatactttataatttcaaaaaagaaaaggaattaaAAGTCCAGCTTGGATGGGGTTTCTTAAAGAACAGAACCCAGTTACGTAGGAAAACATTTCCCGCCGAAAGTCGTTAAGGAGcgtaactaattaattaactgaAACCTTGAAGAAGCCTCTTTATTATGAAGTATGTATGGATTTCATCATCCATTTCAATGTTTGAGGAAATCAGTGTTAAGAAGGTTGAAGAAATTGGTAGCGAACTGAAGCATCTGTTGAAAGATGATGAGAGCTGGTAGCCATCTTCCAGTTTCGATACCAGTGGGTAACGCTGCCAAGAAGGAAAGAGGAGGAGCGGCTTCTCGCTCTGCAATGTTTCCCTTGGCCGAGATTTGGATCCACACCATTCCCCTTCTCGTCTTGCTTTGCTTCTTCATTCTCTGGTGGTTGTCTCGTCCAGGTATATATGTCCCCTCTTCCCTTGTTTGCTTGTCAAGAAACTGTTtcaaatgctcattttctttGGTAATTTAGCTTATGACATTAGGCCATATTGTTTCAATTCTCAAGAAATCTGGGATAAAGATAAAGAAATGGCAAGTACACAAGTGAAGTACTTGTTTAatcttcttcttatttttggGTTTGAAAGCAGTAAATGTGGAGATAAAGGATGGCAGAATTGTGGCTATACATCATGTGGAGATGCCATTGCCTCTTAGTGATTCTCAGATTGATGTATCCCTCCTGGCATCTGCTGCATCACCAGTTGCCTCGGTATCACAAAATCTCACAGTAATATTCGACGAATCCTCGGTATTAGCTTCTGATTGACGGATCAGTTTTGAGGAATTCTCGTTTCTGTTGATGTACCCGGTTTTCGATTTATTGGTTCGACATATTAAGGCCTTGTACTGAAATATAACTGTTCTTATCATCTATACGCCAATTAGAGAAAGCATGGAATATAACTGTTCTTCATTTGTTTGTACTGAAATTACATATGTAGACACCATGaagggagaaaaaaaaaacatgaatcaTGTATGGCTCATTTCACTGATTAGTATACCATAGCATTATCTTATTCCTGATTGTTGTATGCCTAATTCGGCCATGGttaaaaaaaatacagaaaaagaagataaaaatcattaaaaaaaagacCTATCAGTATCACAATAACTTCTTGGATTGAAATTCACTAATCTCACCGTCTTTGCAATTTCCCACATATAAAATCATtgtattgtttttaatttttggaaaaGCTCTGCAACAATCCCTCCTTGGCgcctgcaaaagaaaaaaaaaattaattcaggGGGTTTATTTTGCAGGTGTCCTACAATTACAATAACatgtgaataataataataaatgtaccTTGAGCCATCGATCTTCATCTCGCGGCTTTATGACTACGACAAAATCGAGTTTCTCTGGTGAGGCCATTTTCCATCGGCAATATCGGCTGCGCGTTCTATGACGATAGTAGAGGCCAACTGTTTGGTTCGTTTCAGGTTCAGTCTTAGTCTTGTACATGTAGAAAACAAAGGGTCTTTGGCAAGGATGCCTTTCAACAGGCCTAGTGTTAAATGCATAAGCAGTGTAATCAGCTCGCTTGTGCCAGCTAAAAAATGTTCTACTCGGCATCTCAAGCTCTCTGGGAGACATCACTCCCCTCAAGATTTGAACCGCGTAGCCCCACGACACCATGATCGACCAGTATCGCGTTGAATCATAGCAGATGGATTGTTGCATTAAGCTCGCGGAGTCCTCATTGGCAGCTTCAAGCATGTGTGCAAGAGCTTTGGCTCGTTTCATACCCGGGTATATAGGATTCACTACATCTAGGTGGTGAAGTGATACCAAAGGAGTCACTGGATGGGCTCCCAAGAGGCCTAATATGTCTCCGACCACATCATACTGTACAAGCACAACAAAAAggttcatatatatgtatgtatatatatatattcaacctAGTAGAAGAGGTGAAGAAGTGGAAGTTTTACCTGATGGAAGCCAAGCTCCCTGGTAAGGGGCACTCCAAGCTCAGCCATGCAAGCCTGAATCCTGTCATCACTGCCATATAATGCTGGGTATCGGTGGATGCATTTGTCCTGCATCTTGGACAGTTCTTTTGCCAGTGGATAGCTTATTGCAAATCCACCCCCTCCATATGCCATGGAATATGAAAACAATATGTTCTGAATATGACTCTCTGATGCACTCCCAATGTAATAATACTGTGTATGATCATATTTAGAGAGCACCCGTACCAAGTTTTCAACAACAAAAATCGTGTCATCATCACCCATCACGAACCACCTAATATCCTTCATCCCAAGCTTGAGTGTCTCGGAAACCACCCTGGTGATCCTCAAAGCCGATCTAGACCCTACCTTGTTTAAGTACTTAAACTGAGAAGTATCCTCGGATACCCGAATCTCTGGTAGGCGTTCACCTTTCTTGGCTACCACTTTCTTATCCAACCAAACCACCCCTCTTGTCTCTTTGGGCCTCCACCATGTTTTAATGTACTCTTTTCTGATCTCCCACAAATTCGAAGACGATGCTATCCCGAAGGCAATGTGTTTGAGATTAGTATCGTATCGTAGGTATCTCCTAGGGGGTGGTTCAACAAGGTTTGGTCGCTTTTGGTCTGCTGAGTTTTGGACATGGGAAGAGGTGGTGTTGGAGGAATGGTTAAAGGGTGGCGCTTCAATTTTGTTGGGGACAGTAGTTATATCCGGGGATTTCCGGTCTTTCTTGCTAAACAGGAGATTTGAGTATGAAATGTATAGTAAAGTCATGGTTatgatgaaataaattattaGCCCTCTAAATCTAATTTTGGGCATGCGTTGCAGGGGAGAGTTCATTTGTTTCCTACAAAGGTTAAAATTTCTTACAAGGTTGTCTTTGTGacttttattttggctttttgttgttgttgttgatgaCGATGACGATGATggtgattttgttgtttgatgcttcCCATGTTTTCCGTCCAAGGCATGGACAAGGAGAAGGATGGTTATAGAAATTAGCTTGGACTGAGAATTGTTCGG containing:
- the LOC107956626 gene encoding uncharacterized protein; translated protein: MMRAGSHLPVSIPVGNAAKKERGGAASRSAMFPLAEIWIHTIPLLVLLCFFILWWLSRPVNVEIKDGRIVAIHHVEMPLPLSDSQIDVSLLASAASPVASVSQNLTVIFDESSVLASD
- the LOC107932917 gene encoding uncharacterized protein: MNSPLQRMPKIRFRGLIIYFIITMTLLYISYSNLLFSKKDRKSPDITTVPNKIEAPPFNHSSNTTSSHVQNSADQKRPNLVEPPPRRYLRYDTNLKHIAFGIASSSNLWEIRKEYIKTWWRPKETRGVVWLDKKVVAKKGERLPEIRVSEDTSQFKYLNKVGSRSALRITRVVSETLKLGMKDIRWFVMGDDDTIFVVENLVRVLSKYDHTQYYYIGSASESHIQNILFSYSMAYGGGGFAISYPLAKELSKMQDKCIHRYPALYGSDDRIQACMAELGVPLTRELGFHQYDVVGDILGLLGAHPVTPLVSLHHLDVVNPIYPGMKRAKALAHMLEAANEDSASLMQQSICYDSTRYWSIMVSWGYAVQILRGVMSPRELEMPSRTFFSWHKRADYTAYAFNTRPVERHPCQRPFVFYMYKTKTEPETNQTVGLYYRHRTRSRYCRWKMASPEKLDFVVVIKPRDEDRWLKAPRRDCCRAFPKIKNNTMILYVGNCKDGEISEFQSKKLL